Genomic DNA from Ruminococcus sp. OA3:
AACCTCATCGTTACAGCCAAAGGCAAAGACCGGGTGAAAGAAGCAAAAAACTGCGGCGCGGATATTGTGGTGGACGTCCAGAAAGAAAGTGTCGTGGATGTTATGAGAAGGGAATGGCCATATCGGGCCGATCTGATCATCGATGCCGTCGGCAGAGGGGACGTTCTCTCCGAGGCGTTTGAGTTATTGAATCCCAGGGGGCGTATGATTTTGTTTGGGCTTGATAACAACGCCCGCTCTGTGATTTCACCGGGTGCCATTGTGATGAATGAGTATACACTGCTCGGGGTTCTTGGAAAGGATTTTCCAGCGGCAATTGAAATCCTGAAGCACAAAGATCTGGGGCTGGAACGGTTCATTACACACCGGATTCCGCTCGAGGAGATAGGCACCGGAATTGAATTGATGCGCTCCAAACAAGCGTGCCGTGTGCTCGTCTACCCAAACGGCCTGCCTCAGGAGATATCAGCAGAATGAGATGGTACATTCCAGCTGCGGCAAGGCGGCAACGCCGAAAGATCATAACAGGAAGGAAAGGATATCTGAAATGAAGAAAAATGCGATTGCAATGCACTCTTCGGTCGCGACCAGCGGCAATCTGGTGACGAATCTGAGGATAGCGAAAGAGGTTGGTTTTGACTGTGTTGAACTTACCGTGATTCCCATGATCAAACCATATCTTGAAGCGGGGCACTCATTAGAAGAACTGGCGGAATTAACAAAAGATTTTGATATCGCTGGGATTGGCTGGCTTCCGGATATTGAACGACAGGGGGAAGATTTTGAAAAGCTGATGAAGGAAGCCCGTGAAATGTTTGAAATCGCCCACGCCATTGGCGCCGGGGGAATCGAATGCCTGACAGGCCCTGCCGATGTAAATGCTGTCCGGCATTTTAAGAACCATGAACCGTATGAGGGATACCAGGGGCTTCTCGGGCTGCCTGCCGACAAACAGATGGAGCTGCTGAAAAAGAATGTTGCTGCGCTGGCGGATCTGGCCATGGATTATGGACTATGTCTGTATTTAGAGCCGCTCGGCTGGACACCTGTTAACAAAATATCACAGGCCTATGAGATAGCAAGGACCTGCGGGAGAGATAATGTAAAATGCGTGATCGATACGTGGCATGCCTATGTCGCCGGTGACACCCCGGAAGAAATAGCTTGTATGGATAAACACTATATTTACGGGGTCCATGTCAGTGATTCGCTTGAGGCAGAGGAGGGGACAGTTCCGGATGAAAATATGATCCGAAACTGTGCGCTTGGCGAAGGCGTCGTCGACTATAAGAGTTACTGCGACGCGGTGAGAGCGACGGGGTACGACGGATGGTGGAACGCCGAGTTATTCAGCCGCCGGCAGATGCAGATGGATCCGAAAGAGGTGGCGCGGGATATTTATGCCAAATTGAGCAGGCTGGCAAAAGGGTAAGATACTGAGATTAACTGCGGGGGATAATGGGCGTATCGGATAGAAATATCTGGTATGCCTTTTTTGCGGCTGGAAAAAGGTACATATGTCAATTTTAAGAATATAATTTTTGTAAAATAAAGTAAATCTAAAAAAATAATATATTGATATATATTGATATTGTAATGTGTTATTATATATTTATAAAATAATTTATTATAGACAAAGTAGTAAAAAGCTAAGACCGTATTGGGGAATATGAGAGGAGGAGATTCCATTGGCAAGTGAATTCGGCCATAAAACTATTCAATAATAAATGAGGAGGGATTTGAATATGTTTAGACGGAATATCAAAAGAAAAACTTGGTGTTTATTATTATTAATGTGTATGGTAACACAAATGATGTGCATTCCTGTGTTTGCACAAGATACATCTTCAAAGATTACTACAACTGTAAAAATCACAGATTTATCTACTGGAGAAGTAAAACAATATGAAATTGATGATGCAAGATCAATAGCAGAGGTTGATGCAGAAGGCAGACCAGTTACAACTACTATTATTGAGGTCGGCGGCAGCCAAAGTGATATGGCTCGTGCTGGGCAATCTAATTATGATGATTTTTCTGGCTGGCGTGGCACAGTAACAATTTCCTATACAGATAATGGAACCTATGCGAATCTTACAAAAGCTACTGGAAATTGGACGAGAAGAAGTGGTTCAACTTCTATTTCCGGAATGTCAATGACTTACGGTCAGGCTTTGGGAACAAATAGTAGAAATAGTTCTATCGGGTTATCTTCAAATTCGACCACAACGGTTACACCCTCATGGCCTGCGGGAAAATATGGATATGGTATTGGGCACTACTTAGGCGCCACTATTCACGCAACAATAGGTGGTAAATATGTTTATATCAGCTGTAATGTTAATTATTAAATAATAATGCTTTACATATTACTTAATTTGTATTTAAAAAGTAGGCATATTGGATGAGGCATCTGATATGCTTACTTTGATACAGCCGTATTAAATACTTTTTGAAGGTGGATTTTAGACGTCAGTAAATGCAAGAATCGCTTAGTCAGGGGTGTTAATTATTTTGTCCGAATTTTGAGTAATGAAAGGCAAAGCTGTGATTTATATTTAAAGCGATCAGCAATTTTATATTAAAATGATTATAGAGCAATTTAAGGAGAGTGGCTATGAAGTCAGAGAATAAAAATAAGAACGCATTACTGGTTATGTCTGCAATTTTGTCCGTAGCATATATGGTATTAGATCTGCTGCTATATCCTTACTTAGCGCGGCTGCAAAGTATACGGTATATACCATATGTCCTCTACTATTGCAATACCATAAGAGTTGTGGGAATATTTGTCGTGATGTTGTTTTTGTTGCTGTTTTTAAATAAAAAAAATGTTGTAACACTGGGGCACAAAAATAGAGTGATGTTGTATGCCGGTATAGGAATATATGTCATTTATTATTTGCTGTTTTTTCTGAATTTTGGGATTGGAGTAGGATTTATAGGTGGTGAAATTATTATACAAATATCAGTGATTCACTCCTGGATTTTATGCATCCCCGCAATATTTCTGGCATTGGGACTTGTGAAGGAATAATTGTAATATCACGCCTCAGCAGTATGAGTGAAAATATCATAGTCACTTGATAGAAGTCATGACAAATTTGCCAAAAGATGATATAATTAAATTATTAATATTAACACGTATCAGAAATTGTGGTGTTACGTGGAAGTCATGGCAAACAGGCGGAAGTCTGTGACGCAAAACTACAGGGTCTAAGCGATTAAGTACGACAGCCAGTTGCAGCACGAGGTGAGCATTCTCTGATGGGGGTGCTTTTTTGTTTGGATGAAATGAGGGAGGAAAAGTATAATGAAGAGAATGAGAAGTCTTGCGGTATTATTGTCGGCGGTAATGCTGGTTACTGCTTTGCCACTGGATGTATCAGGAGCCAGTGAGGATGTTGTGTCGGGTGGAGAGATGATTCTGGAACAGGAGGAAGATGAGGAGATTATAGAAACTCCTGAGTCAGAAGATGTGGTTGATACTGTGCTTCCGAAGGTTGAGTCAGAAGTGGAGGAAGTTCCGGAAACTTCATCAGTTCCAGTTTTGGATAGTCGTTCCGGAAGTGTTTTGAAGATTGGAGTTGGTGAAACAAAGAGACTGGAAATTGATGGTTATAACGCAGATGAGTGTCAATGGGAATGTAAAGAGGATGGGGTACCAGAAGGATGGACTTATATTAGTGGAGAAGTACACTGGTCAAATAAGGAAGTAACAGGAAATGTATATGTTGCATCAGACGCCCAACTATATGTTGATTCATCCTCTACAATAAATGGAAATATATATGTTTATGGCCAATTATATGCGAGTTCCAGGTTAACAGTAACCGACAGCATCAACGCATACCAGTATGGGAGCATGATGTCGTCAGGTGTTTTTGATGGTGAACATGGCTATGTTGTTGGAAGCATTAAAGCAAGCCGTATGAATATAACTGCGAGCGCCTTGAATCCGGCTTTCAGTGTAATATCTGAAGATAATATTAACAGTAATAAGGTGGCAGTTGTTGACGCAGGAGGTGTTGTTACTGGAATAAAAGAGGGCAGTGCAACAGTGGTTATGACTTGTAATGGCGAGAGTCAAAAAATTTTTATAGAGGTACATACTTATGATAAATGGGTAGCAGATAAAGAACCGACCTGCACAGAAACCGGAAGTCAAAGCATTCATTGCAGCGTATGTGATGCAATAAAAGAAAACAGTGAAGAAAAAATTCCCCTTGCAGCTCACACGGAAGTAAAAGACATGGCAGTGTTACCGACCTGCACACAACCAGGAAAAACCGAAGGAATCCACTGTTCCGTCTGCAATACCGTCATAAAGGAGCAGCGAGAAATCCCTGTCATCAGCCATACCTACAAGTTCGACAAGCTCACAAAAGCAACGCTCACTGCAAGTGGTAAAATCATAAGAAAATGTACAGCCTGTGGTAGATCAGCAACGCAAATCCTCTCCTACCCGAAAACGATCACGCTTTCGGCTACAAAATATACTTATAATGGAAAGGTAATGAAACCGACCGTCACCGTAAAGGGCGCAGATGGAAAGGTAATCCATCCCGCGAACTACAGCGTTACGTATTCGCCAGGCTGTAAAAATGCGGGTACCTACAATGTGATCATCACTTTCAAAGCTAATTACAGTGGAAAAGTCACGAAAAGCTTTACAATCAATAAAGCGTCACAGACATTGACCGCATCCAGCCACACAAAAGTTTTTGGAAATGCACCATTTTTTACAGGAACTAAGAAGACAAAGGGTGACGGCAAATTAAGCTTTACCTCCAGCAATACGAAGACCGCGACGGTCTCAGGTACAGGAAAGATTACGATCAAAGGTATTGGAAGAACAACGATTACGATCACTGCGGCAGCGACAACGAATTATAATAAGGCTACGAAAGCAGTCACCGTGACGGTCAACCCAAAGGGGACGTTCATCTCGAGCGTTAAGAACAACTCATCCGGCAAAATGAATATCGGCTGGAATAAAAATGCAGCGGTTACCGGATATCAGGTTCAGTATGCCACGAATACCTCATTTTCAGGGGCAAAGACATTAACCATAAATAAGAACAGTACATTGAGCACGTCGGTTTCCAGCCTGACCAAAGGAAAAACATACTATGTTCGGATTCGCACCTATAAAAAGGTTTATAGTACTACTTATTATTCTTCATGGAGCGCGTCCAAAAGTATAAAGATTGCGATTGAAAATCCTTACCTTTCAAAGACATCAATTTCGCTCAACGCAGGCACAAAGTATGGGTTGAAACTGTGTGATACAACGCAAAAGATAACCTGGTCCTCGAGTAATCCATCGGTGGCCGCCGTCTCGTCAAATGGCATGGTGACCGGAAAGAAGGCAGGAACAGCAACAATAACCGCGAAAATCGGAAGCAAAATATACACATGTAAAGTGACCGTAAAGGGGAGCATCAGCGTGACGGTTTACTGGACACCGAATGGGTCAGTATATCATTCCACCAGAGAGTGCCCGTCACTTGCAAGATCTAAGACAATCAGGAGCGGATCCGTTTCACAGAGTGGAAAGAGCAGAAAATGTAAGGTTTGTTATTAGAAAATTCCTTAGAAACTGTAAGTCAAAGAAAACTGAATTTTCAGATATTAGCATAAGTCCATTATTGACTCTTAATCGAGCAGATAATGGGCTTATATACCTTATTACACCCACTGATTAAATGGCTACAAAGTCTCGGAGGCATTCTGTGACGACAAATACAGTAAAAATGAAAACACGATTTCATGACAAAATGAGAGGAGGCATTATGATGGAAAATAAATATGTAAGGCATGCGGCAGGGAATTGCCGGTTGATCGATTTGAGCTGATAAAACCAAAGGATGGGAAGCCATGTCGCGTCTCTACAGACAGAAAAGGCCGGTATGAAATATGTGCGATGTATTTCACTTCAGGAATGGGAGGAAATATGTGTTGCTGGCGGAAAGCTATGATAACGCGGAAAGCAGTCATACGGGAATTCGTCGTAAACCCAGATATTGAAAATAATGTTTACATATGGCATCAAGGATATGACAAGGCGGATAATTACTATAAAAACCTGTATCCGCTGAATAAGGAACAGTACAGAATCATTACAATCAATATGGCGAGGACTCAGAAGAGTTTATTATCAAAGTCATGAATGATATCAAATTCAAACCGGACACATGGAGTAAAAAATGCATGGAACCGGCCATGAGCAACTGGAACTGTACAAAGATATTGCCCGAAGACCTGCTACTTTGTGCCGCATATTATCAATACGGTATTTATTAACGGGAAATCTGCCGGAGGTGATTTGCCAATGGGGGAGTTACGACAAAGAAAAAAAGAAATATCGGGCTTGTGTTGCATTTATGGGGTAAAGTATAAAACTGGGAAGGTTTGATTCTGTGGAAAAGGCATTTGCCAGATACAAAGAATACAAGGAAGATTTAATTCAGGATTTAGCGTAACAATACAAAGGAGATATACCGGATAAGGTGTAGCCGGCGATGATGGGCATATCGGATAGAGATATCTGGTATGCCTGTTTTTTTGTTCCAGCTGCCACAAGCTGCTTATTCTGCTAGGAAATGAGTTTTTGCTTCACATATTTTGGATAATCGATATATATGTATTGACAATGAACAATTATATATGTACTATAAATACATATATAAATAAATGAGTGGGGGTGGTTCCAGTGTGGTAATAACAAATAAATTAGAATGAGCTTGCTGAGTGTAATGGATTTAGATTTAACGTGTTGTTACAGGCATGAAATATCTGTAATAAAAGTTAAAGACTAAAAAATTGAAATCTGATAAGCTTAAAATGTGGCTTATGTATTTTTTGAATTATGAAAGGGGGCAATTAAAATATGTTATTAACAATTAAAGAGTTAAAAGGGAAATTCATATTTTTGGTATGTCTATTTACCATACTTATATTTTCATGCGTGTTGGAAGTTAACGCGGCTTCAAAATTTAACGAGTCCGTAGAAAGTTTCTTTTTTACAACACCACGGGGACAAACTGCTTCGGTAAGGGCGAGAGCCACAATATCGGAAACTTATAGTTCAAGTGGATCTAACAGTACATTTACATATAGAGATTGTTTTCTTTGCTATAATAGAGCATACTCTGCTTCTGCTCCAGAGATAACTAGAATGAATGGTTCTCATAAAACTAGCGCTACAGGAAGTACAGTAAGAACCTTTAGTCCTTGGACAAGAGGATCATATTTGTGGGACGTTGGTACATATCCAAATGGCGGTGGTTCATATAATCAAACCTCAGTTACCTATCCTAAAAGTACAACCAATGTTTCGGGGTTTCCATATACCGTTTATTGTAACGGAAGTATTGTACCAACTCGGGCAGGAAGTGTGTATGTATCTTTAAAGACAAATTAATAAGAAGAGGTGAAAATTTATGAAAAAGAGAATAATTTCTATACTTTTGATGGTTAGCCTTCTAGCTGTGACTTCTATTACAGCTATGGCAAGTCAATCAGACATTGCAGTGACAAAAAATTGGGGTCATGCGCTACAAAAATATGTTGATAATCAAACTGAGTCAGATAATGTAATTGCGAAAAGTTTGGAGGAGACGGAAGATAATACAATTATATTACCACAAAGTGAGATAGATATTGCTAAAGAATTTTATACTGTGGCTGGATATGGAGAAAATGAAGCATTACAATTGGCTATTGATTACGTCAAAGAAATAAATACTTTATATCAGGAAGCCATTAAAAATGGTTATGCCGTTACAGAAGAAGATATTATGAATCATTTAGACCAGATGAAAGTAGAATTTCGGTCGGCGACGAATAAGGAAGAAATCTATAGCTTCATAAACGAATTTGATAGTGAGCAAGCCTATTGGGATTTTCAATTTGAAATGTTCAAAAAAGATTTACCAATACAGAGGTACAATGCTGACATAGAAAAGGCATTTTTTGAAACGAATATCTTATATGATGAATCTATAGAAAATTATAGCGAAGAAGAGTATTCTGATACTATGTTAGAACTTGAGGAGGATTGGTTAGAAGAATTTGAAAACATGAAAAATATTGCAGAGAATGAGTATAGCTATATAATTGAATAATAATATTAAAAAGGCTGATGGTTTTGTCCTCAGTCTTTTTAGAGTATAAACAAGAATGAAGAGTAATTTGAAAGTCAAGAAAATATCCATATTATAATAAACTATAGATATTTAGTGCAGTGGCAACATAAATGAAATATCATTGGTAAGTATTAAATGGTTTCTCGTATTTATTGTCCATAGAAAGGAACACATTTTATTTATGTATGAACAGGATTATGTTATGCGGTTGAACAGGGATGTTATAAGAACAATTGTCAAATTGATTTTTAACAAAGACATAGAGCCGGGAATGGATTTGATATCTCAAGTTTTAAAAAGTGAAGATAGTAGAATGCTTGATCTTGTCTATGGTCAGGTAGACTTGGGTAATATAGAAGAGGCAGAAAATGATATATTTCAGCAGCTTGTAAACAAGGATGATCGTGCGCTGGAAAAAGCATTGTTGTTTTACTTCTATTTGAACGAGAAAAACGATGAATTCCTTCTCGAGCATCATTATGATAGAGAAAAGATTCAGTCAGGGCTGAAAAATATTGCCTCACAGTTTGGAATATTGGATATAGTCAGTTTACTTGTAATGTGATCAAGTTATGGTAAAAAGATGATAGAAAACATAAGTTGGATGATTCGTTCACTACACAATCACACCCTTCATATATGTATTTAAGCATTGCATATTGATAATACATGATTAATTGAATAATGTTAATGCGTATTAAGATTTAAAGAGAGCTGGCTGAAAAATTAATTATATATCTGCAATACTTTTATCTTGAAATTTTATACTACCCAATGTATAATCTATAAAATAATTTGATTTATGCACAAGGTTTGCTACTGAAAAGGAAGATGATTGTGAAAAATTTATACCCTAAGGAAGAAGAAATAATGTATGCTATATGGGATATTGGACACCCATGTGCAATATCTGAAATTATGAAAAAGCATCCTGAGTTAAAAAGAAATACTGTAGCAAAAGTAATCACTATCCTTGAACACAAAGGATATCTTAAGGTTGATTCTATTGTTAAAACGACAACGCGAACTGGACGTGCATATACCCCGATTATATCCAAAAAAGAATATGAAGAGCAAAAAGAATTGTTGAAAAACATTGTTGAAAGTTCTAATATTCAATCTGGTATTCTTAAATACTGTATGACACTCGTTAATAAACAAGATGTAAGTGAAGAATTTTTCAAAGAAGTGGATAAGTTATTAGAATCCCTAAAAAATCAGGAGGAATAAGAATGGAATTATCGTTCCCATCGAGACGGAGGTGTGGACGTTTTCTTGGAGCATGCAAGTGTATAATCACGTGGATGAAGAGCGCGCGAAAAGCAGCATCGAAGCGGTGCAAGCGCTGAAAATAGACCAAAAAATGGGCGTTTGCGGGGATACGAGCAGTTATAGATACCCCAAAAACCTTACAAAACTGTAAGTTTAAAAAGGAGAATGTAAGCCAAAACTAAGGCGAAGCATTCTCCTTTTTGCTATACTTCAAACAGGAAACGGACACAGAGGTCCCATGAGATAAAAACTGGAGGTAACAGATATGGCATTATTAGAAGTGCAGAATTTAAAGAAAGTATATACGACGCGTTTCGGGGGGAATCCCGTGCAGGCGCTTTCCAATGTATCTTTTTCAGTGGAAAAAGGAGAATTTGTAGCGATTATGGGGGAATCAGGATCGGGAAAAACGACATTGCTGAACATTCTGGCGATGCTGGACTCCCCGACGAGCGGAGAGGTATTGCTGAATGGAAAAAGCAGTGATTCGATCAGGGAAGCTGAGATCTCGGCATACCGGCGGGATCATCTGGGATTTGTATTTCAGGATTTCAACCTGCTGGATACGTTTTCACTCCGGGATAATATCTATCTGCCGCTGGTGCTGGCGGGAAAATACTACAAGGAGATGGAACGGAGGCTGGACCCGATCGCAAAAGAGCTGGGGATTGAGGAGCTGTTGCCAAAGTATCCTTATGAGGTGTCAGGAGGTCAAAAGCAGCGGGCGGCGGTGGCCAGGGCACTGATCACCAGGCCGGAACTGATCCTGGCTGATGAACCGACAGGGGCGCTCGACTCAAAAGCCAGCCGGGGACTGCTGAAGACATTCCGGCATATCAACGAAGCCGGACAGACAATACTGATGGTGACACATTCCGTGCGTGCTGCCAGCAATGCCTCACGTGTGCTTTTCATTAAAGACGGAGAAGTGTTTCATCAGATTTATAAAGCGTCCAGCACGTCCGAAGAGATGTATCAGAAAATCACTGACGCTCAGTCTGTGATCATGACGGGCGGTGATGAGAGGGAACTGAGCCGCAGCGAGTGCAGAATGGGAGGTAATCATGAATAGGCGGGGATTATACCGGAAACTGGCCCGTACGAATATAAAAAAGAATACAAGGACATATCTGCCGTATATAGCAGCCTGTATTATGACGGTCGCCATGTTTTACAACATGTATTTTCTGGCTGGCAATTCAGCCACAAGCAGCGGAAGCCTGAGATCCATGCTTGAAATGGGGAAATGGCTGGTCGGGATTTTTTCCTTTTTCTTTTTGTTCTACACGAACAGTTTTCTGGTTAAGCGCAGGAAGAAAGAGTTTGGACTTTATAATATATTAGGACTGGAAAAACGTCATATTGCAAAAGTAATGCTCTGGGAAACATTGTATACCGCACTGGCGGGAGTTGGCCTGGGACTGGTGTTCGGTATCCTGTTCAGCAAGCTGATGATTCTGCTGTTGTACCGTATTCTCCGTTTTGATATTGCGTATGGTTTTTCCGTATCTCCAGACGGGCTGATTGTGACAGCTGTCTTTTTCCTGCTCCTTTTCCTGCTGATCCTGCTGAACGGTCTTCGTCAGGTCCACACGGCAAGCCCGATTGAGCTGCTTCACGGAACTGAGGTCGGTGAGAAAGAACCAGGGACAAAGTGGGTGCTGGCTGTCATCGGAGTATTGTGTCTGGGTGGAGGCTATTACATTGCGATCGCGACGGAAAATCCGCTGGCGGCCCTCACATGGTTCTTTTTTGCGGTTCTTCTCGTCATCATCGGAACCTACTGCCTCTTCACTGCCGGGAGTATCGCAATACTGAAAATGCTGCGCAAGAATAAGGCTTACTATTATAAAACCAGTCATTTTGTGTCGGTGTCAGGAATGATTTACCGGATGAAACAGAATGCGGCAGGTCTTGCCACGATCTGTATTCTCTGCACCATGGTGCTCGTCATGATCTCCTCCACGGTGTCGCTGTACAGCGGAATGGATGATCTGCTGGACACGCGCTTTGCACATGACGTGACGGTGACGGCTGATTACCGGCCGGGAGACGGGTTCGACAGAGAACAGCAGCTGCAGAAAGTGAAAGAGGCGGCCGGCCAGTCCGCATGTACAGATATAAACACCCAGGACTATATGAAACTCTATTTCCCTCTTGTGAAAACGGGTGACGGGTTTACGGCAGATGAGGAAGCGTTTTCTGGTGTTTCAGACATGATATCTTTCTATGCTCTTACCCAGGAAGATTTTGAACGTATAGGGGGAGAACAGCTGAAGCTGTCGAATGGAGTGGCAGTATTCGATTCGACAGAATCAGTGCAGGATACCTTCGAGCTTTTCGGAGAAAAATTCCCTGTTGAAGAGAAGCTCGATTCGATACCACAGGGAGGAGCGCTGCAGGATGTTGTGCAGGCCGTCTGCGTAGTGGTTCCGGATGAGGAGATGCTGCAGAAACTTTATGAACTGAAGATACAGGCATTTGGCGATGATCAGGGGACTGGAATGAACTATATCATCGGTTTGGATATGAACGGCAGCAAAGAGGAGAAAATGGCATGTGCGGATCTGGTAAGAACTGCGGTCAGTCAGGATGCGGATCAATCCTACTCCTCTTATGTGGAATCCAAGCAGCAGTCGGAGGCGGATTTTTATGAGACATACGGGGGGCTGTTCTTCCTTGGGATATTTCTGGGGGCGCTGTTTGTGATGGCGACAGTGTTGATCATCTATTATAAACAGATATCTGAGGGATATGATGACGCAGGAAAGTACGAGATCATGCAGAAGGTGGGCATGAGCAGGCAGGAAGTCAAAGCATCCATCCGTTCGCAGGTTTTGAGCGTGTTCTTTCTTCCGCTTTTGATGGCTGGCGTGCATATTGCTTTTGCATTTCCCATTATTTCACGCCTGCTGGCACTCATGAACCTCACAAACACTTCGCTGTTTGCACTGTGCACCGTTATCACACTGGTTATTTTTGCTGTTTTTTATGCCATCGTCTATGCGCTGACGGCCAGAACCTATTATCGGATCGTGAAAGCGTAGAAGGGCTGTTCATCCTCGGAAAGTTGTGATAGAATGAGCGCAAGAGAGCCAACATGCCAGCATGATTGGCGAACGGCGAATGTCGATCATGAAACTTTTGATTCATGATAGAATGAGCGCAGGAAGTACATCAATGGATGAGGAGGGCAAATAGACGATGAACAAAAAGCTTGTGCGGCTTGCTTCGTACTATAAACCATATAAAGGCCTGTTTTTTTCAGACCTGCTGTTTGCAGTAACGGGAGCGGGAATTACCCTGGTAATTCCCCTTCTTGTGCGTTATATCACATCGAATGTGACGGAGATGGATCTGTCAGATGCGAGGCAGATGATCCTGAAGCTTGGTATTTTGATGATTGCCATGGTACTTATTGAGGCGGGCTGCAACTATTTTATTACTTATTTCGGACATATGATGGGTGTATTCATAGAGCGGGATATGCGAAATGAAATCTTCGGACACTACCAGAAGCTTTCTTTTGCGTTCTATGATAATCAGAAAGTGGGACATCTGTTATCACGTATCACGAGTGACCTGTTTGATATCAGCGAACTGCTGCACCATGGCCCGGAAGATCTTGTGATATCTCTGATCAAACTGGTGGGTGCGTTTATTATCCTTCTCAATGTCAATGGAACACTGGCTCTTGTGGCGATCGTCATTGTTGTAGTGATGATGATCTATGCTGTGTATTTCAACCGGGCGATGAAACATGCGTTTAAAGAAAACCGTGCCCGTATTGCAGATATTAACAGTCAGATCGAAGACAGCCTGGCGGGCATT
This window encodes:
- a CDS encoding sugar phosphate isomerase/epimerase family protein — encoded protein: MVHSSCGKAATPKDHNRKERISEMKKNAIAMHSSVATSGNLVTNLRIAKEVGFDCVELTVIPMIKPYLEAGHSLEELAELTKDFDIAGIGWLPDIERQGEDFEKLMKEAREMFEIAHAIGAGGIECLTGPADVNAVRHFKNHEPYEGYQGLLGLPADKQMELLKKNVAALADLAMDYGLCLYLEPLGWTPVNKISQAYEIARTCGRDNVKCVIDTWHAYVAGDTPEEIACMDKHYIYGVHVSDSLEAEEGTVPDENMIRNCALGEGVVDYKSYCDAVRATGYDGWWNAELFSRRQMQMDPKEVARDIYAKLSRLAKG
- a CDS encoding Ig-like domain-containing protein is translated as MKRMRSLAVLLSAVMLVTALPLDVSGASEDVVSGGEMILEQEEDEEIIETPESEDVVDTVLPKVESEVEEVPETSSVPVLDSRSGSVLKIGVGETKRLEIDGYNADECQWECKEDGVPEGWTYISGEVHWSNKEVTGNVYVASDAQLYVDSSSTINGNIYVYGQLYASSRLTVTDSINAYQYGSMMSSGVFDGEHGYVVGSIKASRMNITASALNPAFSVISEDNINSNKVAVVDAGGVVTGIKEGSATVVMTCNGESQKIFIEVHTYDKWVADKEPTCTETGSQSIHCSVCDAIKENSEEKIPLAAHTEVKDMAVLPTCTQPGKTEGIHCSVCNTVIKEQREIPVISHTYKFDKLTKATLTASGKIIRKCTACGRSATQILSYPKTITLSATKYTYNGKVMKPTVTVKGADGKVIHPANYSVTYSPGCKNAGTYNVIITFKANYSGKVTKSFTINKASQTLTASSHTKVFGNAPFFTGTKKTKGDGKLSFTSSNTKTATVSGTGKITIKGIGRTTITITAAATTNYNKATKAVTVTVNPKGTFISSVKNNSSGKMNIGWNKNAAVTGYQVQYATNTSFSGAKTLTINKNSTLSTSVSSLTKGKTYYVRIRTYKKVYSTTYYSSWSASKSIKIAIENPYLSKTSISLNAGTKYGLKLCDTTQKITWSSSNPSVAAVSSNGMVTGKKAGTATITAKIGSKIYTCKVTVKGSISVTVYWTPNGSVYHSTRECPSLARSKTIRSGSVSQSGKSRKCKVCY
- a CDS encoding DUF6483 family protein — protein: MYEQDYVMRLNRDVIRTIVKLIFNKDIEPGMDLISQVLKSEDSRMLDLVYGQVDLGNIEEAENDIFQQLVNKDDRALEKALLFYFYLNEKNDEFLLEHHYDREKIQSGLKNIASQFGILDIVSLLVM
- a CDS encoding BlaI/MecI/CopY family transcriptional regulator, with the translated sequence MKNLYPKEEEIMYAIWDIGHPCAISEIMKKHPELKRNTVAKVITILEHKGYLKVDSIVKTTTRTGRAYTPIISKKEYEEQKELLKNIVESSNIQSGILKYCMTLVNKQDVSEEFFKEVDKLLESLKNQEE
- a CDS encoding ABC transporter ATP-binding protein, with product MALLEVQNLKKVYTTRFGGNPVQALSNVSFSVEKGEFVAIMGESGSGKTTLLNILAMLDSPTSGEVLLNGKSSDSIREAEISAYRRDHLGFVFQDFNLLDTFSLRDNIYLPLVLAGKYYKEMERRLDPIAKELGIEELLPKYPYEVSGGQKQRAAVARALITRPELILADEPTGALDSKASRGLLKTFRHINEAGQTILMVTHSVRAASNASRVLFIKDGEVFHQIYKASSTSEEMYQKITDAQSVIMTGGDERELSRSECRMGGNHE
- a CDS encoding ABC transporter permease, giving the protein MNRRGLYRKLARTNIKKNTRTYLPYIAACIMTVAMFYNMYFLAGNSATSSGSLRSMLEMGKWLVGIFSFFFLFYTNSFLVKRRKKEFGLYNILGLEKRHIAKVMLWETLYTALAGVGLGLVFGILFSKLMILLLYRILRFDIAYGFSVSPDGLIVTAVFFLLLFLLILLNGLRQVHTASPIELLHGTEVGEKEPGTKWVLAVIGVLCLGGGYYIAIATENPLAALTWFFFAVLLVIIGTYCLFTAGSIAILKMLRKNKAYYYKTSHFVSVSGMIYRMKQNAAGLATICILCTMVLVMISSTVSLYSGMDDLLDTRFAHDVTVTADYRPGDGFDREQQLQKVKEAAGQSACTDINTQDYMKLYFPLVKTGDGFTADEEAFSGVSDMISFYALTQEDFERIGGEQLKLSNGVAVFDSTESVQDTFELFGEKFPVEEKLDSIPQGGALQDVVQAVCVVVPDEEMLQKLYELKIQAFGDDQGTGMNYIIGLDMNGSKEEKMACADLVRTAVSQDADQSYSSYVESKQQSEADFYETYGGLFFLGIFLGALFVMATVLIIYYKQISEGYDDAGKYEIMQKVGMSRQEVKASIRSQVLSVFFLPLLMAGVHIAFAFPIISRLLALMNLTNTSLFALCTVITLVIFAVFYAIVYALTARTYYRIVKA